In the Topomyia yanbarensis strain Yona2022 chromosome 3, ASM3024719v1, whole genome shotgun sequence genome, one interval contains:
- the LOC131691412 gene encoding uncharacterized protein LOC131691412, translated as MPDEELLIAPEVDENLSAEERLKVDKHFELEITRLQRQYLNVANFPTASKDVHVMRCLDKKHKYLKHEKKELETDLKVAYATCHVKRYDQQVQYLESQVRIQRDLDQQTDEVQTQIRHLESQMKRLGKERKDLQKVSQSDYFYYNRVSKAKKRLETLEDQLYHNNKIEATIVTKNHKLKQLIKSMLIMRKLFHQQWKRMIDQLAYDKKFLIDMIERTILAFNQGEDLCHKIDSLKSHAAREEKAQRQEMLELQRRIQNDTRNHEFLRIKGFHRDMCDLDPSEVRRRNKMKSDYSRKLEIYGKIIEKTKMFCGVEDIEQLIGKYQKQEDTFFAHFNYLNELTFQYEQLNCTLTELNDKVDDLKEQKLRKEVQQERTVNDLNERKIKECEKTQKLAKSVKEDEEHLSTQFEEIDDILEIVGYDRTDIGKLLGDHGKVTKQNVKRFLAALEVKLNDVLARVYTHPKTRDDPKLKRPIIRERKEIVHVENIVTTQQCAECAEGQDVNKYDEAIILPKEKSEFKEGVRKKVVAPEMQYRMHNLSKCKLPRSRILVNKRYQ; from the coding sequence ATGCCAGATGAAGAACTCCTAATCGCACCCGAGGTGGACGAGAATCTGTCCGCAGAGGAACGTCTAAAGGTGGACAAGCATTTCGAACTGGAAATAACCCGACTCCAGAGACAGTATCTGAATGTAGCGAATTTCCCAACGGCTTCCAAGGATGTACATGTTATGCGATGTCTGGACAAAAAGCACAAGTATCTAAAGCATGAAAAGAAGGAACTAGAAACAGATCTGAAGGTGGCGTATGCCACTTGTCACGTCAAAAGATACGATCAACAGGTACAGTATCTGGAGTCACAGGTCCGTATCCAGCGTGACCTGGATCAGCAAACAGACGAAGTTCAAACGCAAATACGACATTTGGAATCGCAAATGAAACGGTTAGGAAAGGAACGAAAAGACCTGCAGAAGGTATCCCAGTCGGATTATTTTTACTACAATCGAGTTTCTAAGGCCAAGAAAAGACTTGAGACGTTAGAGGATCAACTGTATCACAATAACAAAATTGAAGCGACTATCGTCACGAAGAATCATAAATTGAAACAGTTGATCAAAAGTATGCTCATCATGAGGAAACTTTTTCATCAACAGTGGAAGAGAATGATCGATCAACTGGCGTACGATAAAAAGTTTCTGATTGACATGATTGAAAGGACAATTTTGGCATTTAACCAGGGCGAAGATCTGTGCCACAAAATCGATTCGCTCAAAAGTCACGCTGCGAGAGAGGAAAAGGCTCAAAGGCAAGAAATGCTGGAACTTCAGAGAAGAATTCAGAACGATACAAGGAATCATGAATTTCTGCGAATCAAGGGATTTCATCGGGATATGTGTGATTTGGATCCAAGCGAGGTACGCCGAAGAAATAAGATGAAGTCTGACTACAGCAGAAAGCTTGAGATCTATGGAAAGATAATCGAGAAAACTAAAATGTTTTGTGGAGTAGAAGATATAGAGCAGTTAATTGGGAAATATCAGAAACAGGAGGACACGTTCTTTGCCCATTTCAACTATTTAAACGAGTTAACTTTCCAGTATGAACAGCTGAACTGCACTCTGACGGAGCTTAATGACAAAGTGGATGATTTAAAGGAACAAAAGCTGCGAAAAGAAGTGCAACAAGAGAGAACTGTTAATGATCTTAACGAACGGAAAATCAAAGAGTGtgaaaaaactcaaaaattagCTAAATCTGTAAAAGAAGACGAAGAACATCTTTCAACGCAGTTTGAAGAAATAGACGACATCCTGGAAATTGTTGGGTACGATCGAACAGACATTGGCAAACTCTTGGGCGATCATGGAAAGGTAACTAAACAAAATGTGAAACGGTTCCTGGCCGCCTTGGAGGTAAAGCTGAACGATGTACTGGCACGTGTTTACACACATCCGAAAACTCGCGATGATCCAAAGCTAAAGAGACCGATTATCCGGGAACGCAAGGAAATCGTTCACGTTGAAAACATTGTAACAACGCAACAGTGCGCCGAGTGTGCGGAGGGACAGGATGTCAACAAATACGACGAAGCTATCATTCTGCCCAAGGAGAAGAGTGAATTTAAGGAAGGAGTGAGAAAGAAGGTTGTTGCTCCGGAGATGCAGTATCGAATGCACAATTTGAGCAAGTGCAAACTACCACGCTCGAGAATTTTGGTTAACAAAAGATACCAGTGA